In Campylobacter mucosalis, a single window of DNA contains:
- a CDS encoding formate dehydrogenase subunit alpha: protein MRENASPLVGRRSFLKMASLGAAVGVGTAFASGVTRKATAHEIGNPYPGSKFVKSVCTICSVGCGVIGEVENGVWVRQEVAQDHPISAGGHCCKGSDVIDMVRSHCRVKYPMVKENGKWKRISYTEALDRIGEQLKKYREKNPEQVMFLGSAKDSNEQSYYISKFAAMFGTNNLDHQARIUHSATVAGVANTWGYGAMTNHLGDIQNSKSIFIIGANPAVNHPVGFRHFLKAKENNGAKIIVVDPRYTRTAAKADYFAQIRPGTDIPFMYGMIHLIFKNGWEDKKFIADRTYGIDEIRKEADKWTPEVVQDVTGVKAEILKEITEVFAKNTPGCVVWAMGLTQHTIGSSNTRIAPILQLVLGNMGKSGGGCNILRGHDNVQGASDMANAPDSLPGYYAKNETTWKYFAKMWQVDYEWLQKNYVKPEWMNKPGFTLARWWAGALDGKNGNDAIDNAGDSLKALVVIGNGITSTAQQAKVQEGLDALELLVLIDPFVNDAGVITNKKDNIFLLPAASQFENCGTVVATNRSGQWRSKITDPLYESKPDHEILFELAKRLGFYDELTRTIRDTNGNIEWPEAATREIARIVKSIGLTGWTPERLKRHQENWDKFDEKTLLGKPGTPVEGEYYGLPWPCWTETHPGSPNLYDIDTPVAKGGMGFRNRFGLEHNGVNQLAAEGSAPVGGAVSGGYPEITKANIEAVLGIKLTDEEREQMGNTWATDGSGIIAQKCMQKGIAPYGNARARAIVWTFVDQIPKHREPLHSPRQDLAEKYPSFEDKPNHFRVFTKYKGLQLSKNFSKEFPINLITARLVNMSGAGMETRASKYLARLTPEMFADIHPDLAKQHNLKDGDMVWIYSPEGTKIKVKARIVPSVLPDMIFLPFHFSGVMQGVDMTGNFPDGTKPFAWGESANTVTNYGYDIVTQIPETKGGLCRIEKA from the coding sequence ATGAGAGAAAATGCATCACCATTAGTTGGTAGGCGTTCTTTTCTGAAAATGGCATCTTTGGGTGCTGCGGTTGGCGTAGGCACTGCATTTGCCAGTGGCGTTACTAGAAAAGCAACTGCTCACGAAATAGGCAATCCATATCCAGGTTCAAAATTTGTAAAATCAGTTTGTACGATTTGTTCAGTTGGCTGTGGCGTTATAGGCGAAGTTGAAAATGGCGTTTGGGTTAGACAAGAGGTAGCTCAAGATCACCCAATTAGTGCAGGTGGACACTGCTGTAAAGGTAGCGACGTTATAGATATGGTTCGCTCACACTGCCGTGTAAAATACCCAATGGTAAAAGAAAATGGCAAATGGAAGCGTATAAGCTACACAGAAGCACTTGATAGAATAGGTGAACAACTAAAAAAATATCGCGAGAAAAACCCTGAGCAAGTAATGTTTTTGGGTTCAGCTAAAGATAGCAACGAGCAGAGTTACTATATCAGTAAATTTGCTGCGATGTTTGGGACAAATAACCTAGATCACCAAGCAAGAATTTGACATAGCGCAACAGTCGCCGGTGTGGCGAATACGTGGGGTTATGGCGCGATGACAAACCACCTTGGAGATATCCAAAACTCAAAATCTATATTTATAATAGGTGCAAACCCAGCGGTAAATCACCCTGTTGGTTTTAGACACTTCTTAAAAGCTAAAGAGAATAATGGTGCAAAGATTATAGTTGTCGATCCTAGATATACTAGAACGGCAGCAAAGGCTGATTATTTTGCTCAAATTCGCCCAGGAACTGATATACCATTTATGTATGGTATGATACATCTTATATTTAAAAATGGCTGGGAAGATAAGAAATTTATAGCTGATCGAACTTACGGCATAGATGAAATTCGCAAAGAGGCTGATAAATGGACGCCAGAAGTTGTCCAAGATGTAACTGGCGTAAAAGCTGAAATTTTAAAAGAGATAACAGAAGTTTTTGCTAAAAATACCCCTGGCTGTGTTGTTTGGGCTATGGGTCTAACACAGCACACAATAGGTAGTTCAAATACTCGTATAGCTCCGATTTTGCAGCTAGTTTTAGGTAATATGGGTAAATCTGGCGGAGGCTGTAATATCCTTAGAGGACACGATAACGTTCAAGGTGCAAGCGATATGGCAAACGCACCAGATAGCCTACCAGGATATTATGCTAAAAATGAGACAACTTGGAAATATTTTGCAAAAATGTGGCAAGTTGATTACGAGTGGCTACAAAAGAACTATGTAAAACCTGAGTGGATGAACAAACCAGGCTTTACACTAGCACGTTGGTGGGCTGGAGCACTTGACGGCAAAAACGGCAACGATGCTATTGACAATGCTGGAGATAGCCTAAAAGCACTTGTTGTAATCGGAAATGGCATAACTTCAACAGCACAACAAGCAAAAGTGCAAGAGGGCTTGGATGCTCTTGAGCTTTTAGTTTTAATCGATCCATTTGTAAATGACGCTGGTGTTATCACAAATAAAAAAGATAATATATTTTTACTTCCTGCTGCGTCACAATTTGAAAATTGCGGAACCGTTGTGGCTACAAACAGAAGCGGTCAGTGGAGAAGCAAGATAACAGATCCTTTATATGAGAGCAAACCAGATCACGAAATTTTATTTGAACTTGCAAAACGTTTAGGATTTTATGATGAGCTTACTCGCACAATCCGCGATACAAACGGCAATATCGAGTGGCCTGAAGCTGCAACACGCGAGATAGCGCGTATTGTTAAGTCAATTGGCTTGACTGGCTGGACGCCTGAGCGTTTAAAACGCCACCAAGAAAACTGGGATAAATTTGATGAAAAAACCCTTCTTGGTAAACCAGGCACTCCTGTTGAGGGCGAATACTACGGTCTGCCTTGGCCTTGCTGGACTGAGACGCACCCAGGAAGTCCAAATTTATATGATATAGACACTCCTGTTGCAAAGGGTGGTATGGGCTTTAGAAACCGCTTTGGTTTAGAGCATAATGGCGTTAATCAATTAGCCGCAGAGGGTTCTGCACCTGTTGGTGGAGCTGTAAGTGGTGGATATCCTGAGATTACAAAAGCAAATATTGAAGCGGTTTTAGGTATTAAACTTACTGATGAAGAGCGTGAGCAAATGGGTAACACGTGGGCGACTGATGGAAGCGGAATTATTGCACAAAAATGTATGCAAAAAGGTATCGCTCCTTATGGTAACGCACGTGCTAGGGCTATTGTTTGGACGTTTGTTGATCAAATTCCAAAACACCGTGAGCCACTTCACTCTCCACGCCAAGATTTAGCAGAGAAATATCCAAGCTTTGAGGATAAGCCAAACCACTTCCGTGTATTTACAAAGTATAAAGGGCTTCAGCTAAGTAAGAATTTCTCAAAAGAATTCCCAATTAACCTAATCACAGCTCGTCTTGTAAATATGAGTGGTGCTGGTATGGAAACTCGTGCTAGTAAGTATCTTGCACGTTTAACTCCTGAGATGTTTGCAGATATCCACCCAGATTTGGCAAAACAGCATAACTTAAAAGATGGCGATATGGTTTGGATATACTCTCCTGAGGGCACAAAGATAAAGGTAAAAGCTCGTATAGTTCCGTCTGTGCTTCCTGATATGATATTCTTGCCGTTCCACTTCTCAGGCGTTATGCAAGGCGTTGATATGACGGGAAATTTCCCTGACGGAACTAAGCCGTTTGCTTGGGGCGAGAGTGCAAACACCGTTACAAACTACGGATATGATATAGTCACACAAATTCCTGAAACAAAAGGTGGTTTGTGTAGGATAGAAAAGGCGTAA
- a CDS encoding twin-arginine translocation signal domain-containing protein yields MQKQDRREFLKKLMLGTSAVGAMAVGAKALEVKEDEHSKQVLYKRNKTWEFYYKQAK; encoded by the coding sequence ATGCAAAAGCAAGATAGACGCGAGTTTTTAAAAAAGCTTATGCTAGGAACTAGTGCGGTCGGTGCTATGGCTGTTGGTGCTAAAGCCCTTGAAGTCAAGGAAGACGAGCACTCAAAACAAGTTTTGTATAAAAGAAACAAGACTTGGGAATTTTACTATAAACAAGCAAAATAA
- a CDS encoding TorD/DmsD family molecular chaperone, with product MSAQLSEKDSILNARKIYYLLFSRLFMFSSSKNRFSNVVEILDQINQAPLNSQSQEASQSLILKFQNLDLIAQEFDDIFHTPPSPVRNTFSFYEEGYEAGRACARVRGLLAKTDIRRDESEFKENEDNVGFCFAFMFELISKALNGDEKADELSKELFTTIINPYIDEFIEAINSHKEANAYIDINVLLKSFIEFERIYYEAPKPVVEKKIKEVDGISRSEALRREQNRARRKAEKNLQERKE from the coding sequence GTGAGTGCGCAGTTAAGCGAAAAAGATAGCATACTAAATGCTAGAAAAATTTACTATCTTTTATTTTCGCGACTTTTTATGTTTTCTAGCAGCAAAAATCGCTTTAGTAATGTAGTAGAAATTTTAGATCAAATAAACCAAGCACCATTAAATAGCCAAAGCCAAGAGGCTTCACAATCGCTTATTTTAAAATTCCAAAATTTAGATCTGATAGCACAAGAATTTGATGACATTTTTCACACTCCTCCATCGCCAGTTAGAAACACATTTTCTTTCTACGAAGAGGGTTATGAGGCTGGTAGAGCGTGTGCAAGAGTAAGAGGGCTTTTAGCAAAGACTGATATAAGACGCGATGAGAGTGAATTTAAAGAGAACGAAGATAATGTTGGCTTTTGTTTTGCTTTTATGTTTGAGCTTATATCTAAGGCTTTAAATGGTGATGAAAAGGCAGATGAGCTATCAAAAGAGCTTTTTACTACGATTATAAATCCTTACATTGATGAGTTTATAGAGGCTATAAATTCACACAAAGAGGCAAATGCTTACATTGATATAAATGTTTTACTAAAGAGCTTTATAGAATTTGAGAGAATCTACTACGAGGCACCAAAGCCAGTTGTAGAAAAGAAAATAAAAGAGGTTGATGGCATATCACGATCTGAAGCATTACGAAGAGAACAAAATAGAGCAAGAAGAAAAGCTGAGAAAAATTTACAAGAGAGAAAGGAGTAA
- a CDS encoding twin-arginine translocation signal domain-containing protein: MTQDRREFLKKSFKIGTATTAMIATSAVASSKVATEPDDNGVVKGKSNKKEVLYQKSEAWEKFYKVAY, translated from the coding sequence ATGACGCAAGATAGAAGGGAATTTTTAAAAAAATCCTTCAAAATAGGAACTGCAACTACTGCCATGATCGCCACAAGTGCGGTAGCTAGTTCAAAAGTAGCCACCGAGCCAGACGATAACGGCGTGGTTAAAGGCAAGTCAAATAAAAAAGAGGTGCTTTACCAAAAAAGTGAAGCGTGGGAAAAATTTTATAAGGTCGCTTATTAG
- a CDS encoding formate dehydrogenase subunit alpha → MKKVNGKWERISWETAVNEIGDKMLEIRQKHGPDCVEFLGSAKFSNEQAWYFRKFAAFWGSNNIDHVARIUHSASVAGAANTWGYGAMTNHFGDTAANSKVIIVFGANPAVANPVGGMKHFLQAKDRNNAKLIVVDPVFTKTAAKADHYVRVRPGTDIAFAYGMLHLIFKNGWEDKKFIAERTYGIDEIRKEAQKWTPQEVENVTGVPAEQLIQITKLYATTKPGALAWSLGITQHSVGSSNTRILPIIQLVLGNVGKPGTGCLIIRGHDNVQGATDMGNLADTLSTYYGLGDKAWKYFCKGWGVEFDEFIKRFAVSTKEPKQGGAPVKGTNFKEYFYHDPKNPEDRTWRNEKGWSLSKWWQGVLKEEKTFSSGELKVLWVQGTGITSMAHLTKIQEAVDRLDLLVVAEPFVNEVAILSDRKDGVYILPVATQFENSGTVVATNRAGQWRSKVVDPIYESKPDHEVMFAFAKKWGFYDEYTKSLRMNDNLEVVKDSFEWPEDATREMARMGRSIGLTGWQPERLKRHQANWENFDPDTLMGIGGEVKGEYYSLPWPCWDAKHPGTPILYDTSKPYTQGGSGFRNRFGLEHNGVSQLADENISIKDAKVKGGYPQITKANIEEVLGITLTQEEKDKMGEDWTTDYSGIILEKCREAGIAPYGNARARALVWEFIDQIPKHREPLHSPRWDLVQKYPAIDDQAKNFRVEVKFKSEQQKQDWSKDFPTIISSMRLVNLSGAGMLERTSKYLSAITPEMFAYVHPELALDKGIKDGEMMWIHSPQGTKIKVKCYHNETVTPDRICLPYNFAGVMQGVDISDRYPEGTKPYAIGESSNTITNYGFDPVTQISEFNAGLCRIEKAEPMGFKTQFFDEIAK, encoded by the coding sequence ATGAAAAAGGTAAATGGAAAGTGGGAGCGTATAAGCTGGGAAACCGCTGTAAACGAAATCGGCGATAAAATGCTTGAGATACGTCAAAAACACGGTCCAGACTGCGTTGAGTTTTTAGGTTCTGCTAAATTTAGCAACGAACAAGCTTGGTATTTTAGAAAATTTGCAGCATTTTGGGGTTCAAACAATATAGATCACGTTGCACGTATTTGACATAGCGCATCAGTCGCCGGAGCGGCGAATACTTGGGGTTATGGCGCGATGACAAACCACTTTGGAGATACAGCAGCAAATTCAAAAGTCATAATAGTATTTGGTGCAAACCCTGCTGTTGCAAACCCAGTGGGCGGTATGAAGCACTTCTTACAAGCAAAAGATAGAAATAATGCAAAACTAATAGTAGTAGATCCGGTTTTTACAAAGACAGCAGCAAAGGCTGATCATTACGTTCGTGTAAGACCTGGAACAGATATAGCGTTTGCCTATGGTATGCTACATCTAATATTTAAAAATGGCTGGGAAGATAAGAAATTTATAGCTGAGCGAACTTACGGTATAGATGAAATTCGCAAAGAAGCACAAAAATGGACACCGCAAGAGGTGGAAAACGTAACTGGCGTTCCTGCCGAGCAGTTAATTCAAATTACAAAACTATACGCAACCACAAAGCCAGGTGCTCTAGCTTGGTCACTTGGTATCACACAGCACTCTGTTGGTAGCTCAAATACCCGCATACTGCCTATCATACAACTTGTCCTTGGAAATGTTGGAAAACCAGGCACTGGCTGTCTTATCATACGCGGACACGATAATGTTCAAGGTGCAACAGATATGGGTAACCTAGCAGACACTCTATCAACATACTATGGACTTGGCGATAAGGCTTGGAAGTACTTTTGTAAGGGCTGGGGCGTTGAATTTGATGAGTTTATTAAACGCTTTGCGGTATCAACAAAAGAGCCAAAACAAGGTGGAGCACCTGTTAAAGGCACAAATTTCAAAGAGTATTTCTACCACGATCCTAAAAACCCAGAGGATAGAACTTGGAGAAACGAAAAAGGCTGGTCGCTTTCAAAATGGTGGCAAGGCGTCCTAAAAGAGGAGAAAACCTTCTCAAGTGGCGAGTTAAAAGTGCTTTGGGTTCAAGGAACCGGCATAACCTCTATGGCACACTTAACCAAAATTCAAGAGGCTGTCGATAGACTTGATCTCTTAGTTGTCGCTGAGCCATTTGTAAATGAGGTTGCGATACTAAGTGATAGAAAAGACGGCGTGTATATTTTACCAGTGGCTACTCAGTTTGAAAATAGCGGAACAGTTGTTGCCACAAATAGAGCTGGTCAGTGGAGAAGTAAGGTTGTAGATCCTATTTATGAGAGCAAACCTGACCACGAAGTTATGTTTGCATTTGCTAAAAAATGGGGCTTTTATGACGAATATACAAAATCATTAAGAATGAACGATAACCTTGAAGTTGTCAAAGATAGCTTTGAGTGGCCAGAAGACGCCACACGAGAAATGGCTAGAATGGGTCGCTCAATAGGGTTAACTGGTTGGCAACCTGAAAGACTAAAACGTCACCAAGCAAACTGGGAAAATTTTGATCCTGATACGCTTATGGGTATTGGCGGAGAGGTTAAAGGCGAATACTACTCACTTCCGTGGCCTTGCTGGGACGCAAAACACCCAGGCACTCCGATACTTTACGATACAAGCAAACCTTATACACAGGGCGGAAGCGGATTTAGAAATCGCTTTGGGCTTGAGCATAACGGAGTTAGCCAGTTAGCAGATGAAAATATCAGCATAAAAGACGCAAAAGTTAAAGGTGGCTATCCACAAATAACTAAAGCAAACATCGAAGAAGTGCTAGGTATAACGCTAACTCAAGAGGAAAAAGATAAAATGGGCGAAGACTGGACGACCGATTATAGCGGTATAATCCTAGAAAAATGCCGTGAAGCTGGTATCGCTCCTTATGGTAACGCTCGTGCTAGGGCATTAGTTTGGGAATTTATAGATCAAATTCCAAAACATAGAGAACCTCTACACTCGCCACGCTGGGATTTAGTTCAAAAGTATCCTGCTATTGATGATCAGGCTAAAAATTTCCGCGTTGAAGTGAAATTTAAATCAGAGCAACAAAAGCAAGATTGGAGTAAGGATTTCCCAACTATCATAAGCTCAATGCGTCTTGTAAATTTAAGCGGTGCTGGTATGCTTGAGAGAACTAGTAAATATCTATCTGCTATCACCCCTGAAATGTTTGCATACGTTCATCCAGAACTAGCACTTGATAAGGGCATAAAAGACGGCGAGATGATGTGGATACACAGCCCACAAGGCACAAAGATAAAGGTAAAATGCTATCACAACGAAACGGTAACGCCTGATCGTATCTGCTTACCATATAACTTTGCGGGTGTTATGCAGGGCGTAGATATAAGTGATCGCTATCCTGAGGGCACTAAGCCTTATGCTATTGGCGAGAGTTCAAATACGATTACAAACTATGGCTTTGACCCAGTTACGCAAATTTCAGAGTTTAACGCTGGTCTTTGTCGCATAGAAAAGGCTGAGCCAATGGGCTTTAAAACCCAATTTTTTGATGAGATAGCAAAGTAA
- the fdh3B gene encoding formate dehydrogenase FDH3 subunit beta, with translation MARMKFYVDTDRCISCFGCQVACSSAHEVPVGIYRRKVITINDGVLGKEVSTTIACQHCTDAPCEQVCPVDCFYIRADGIVLHDKNKCIGCGYCLYACPFGAPQFPRDGAFGIKGEMDKCTMCAGGPEETFSHEELELYGQNRIAEGKVPMCAAICATNALLVGDATEVSNVYRKRVVIRGVETKSAYKE, from the coding sequence ATGGCAAGAATGAAATTTTATGTAGATACTGATAGATGTATCAGCTGTTTTGGTTGTCAAGTTGCTTGTTCTTCGGCTCACGAAGTCCCTGTGGGAATTTATCGCCGTAAGGTCATTACTATAAATGACGGAGTTTTAGGCAAAGAGGTTAGTACAACTATTGCTTGTCAGCACTGCACAGACGCACCTTGTGAGCAAGTTTGTCCGGTGGATTGTTTTTATATCAGAGCCGATGGTATCGTGCTTCACGATAAAAATAAGTGCATAGGCTGTGGCTACTGCCTTTATGCTTGTCCATTTGGAGCACCGCAGTTCCCACGCGACGGTGCTTTTGGCATAAAAGGCGAGATGGATAAATGTACAATGTGTGCTGGGGGTCCTGAGGAGACGTTCTCGCACGAAGAGCTTGAGCTATATGGTCAAAACCGCATAGCAGAGGGCAAAGTGCCTATGTGTGCAGCGATATGCGCTACAAATGCTCTGCTTGTTGGAGACGCAACAGAGGTATCAAACGTATACCGAAAGCGTGTCGTAATAAGAGGAGTTGAAACAAAATCTGCCTACAAAGAGTAG
- a CDS encoding DUF2920 family protein, whose protein sequence is MLVNQTYEISSCDDVELGIKRDSKLEFRLCYDDSQDLKAIVFIVPGLGGDVDEQYREHLAQGVAADYGVAVVSVNYHCIGNRPHIGAGYTLDETDWVILQNSLKTAGMVLPPPIKLENFTTLDTIAVLLQAINDDIEEKKLKNELDSDFKMGVHLSLVPTKGEYQNFGIMQSLDILNALLFVKNLDGFSNLPVVMVGGSHGGYLAHMTAKMAPWLIDGVIDNSSYAKHLWRLIGFGKQIDYRKFSCYMADNFFKNINVYASDKTHWTLDKNSPNYFSPAHEEIRDILNLAHLKTQSEYKKPIYISYHCTKDTNIAPADDKARLYEILNSLGFDATLNMISDESQIDGRFIKSLSHGMGMSYKLLIQKELPNLLSKINKTQISSKNSISYISDDKVFKFSQEDDRIKLEISLAK, encoded by the coding sequence ATGCTTGTTAATCAAACGTATGAAATTTCATCTTGCGATGATGTTGAGCTTGGCATAAAACGCGACTCAAAGCTAGAATTTAGACTGTGTTATGATGATAGTCAGGATTTAAAGGCGATTGTATTTATAGTGCCAGGTCTTGGCGGAGATGTTGATGAGCAGTATAGAGAGCATTTAGCTCAAGGTGTGGCAGCAGATTATGGCGTGGCAGTTGTGAGTGTGAATTACCATTGTATCGGTAACAGACCGCATATTGGAGCCGGTTATACCTTAGATGAGACTGACTGGGTTATTTTGCAAAATTCTTTAAAAACTGCAGGTATGGTTTTACCCCCCCCCATTAAGCTAGAAAATTTTACCACACTTGATACGATTGCTGTTTTGCTTCAAGCTATAAATGATGACATAGAAGAGAAGAAGCTAAAAAACGAGCTTGATAGCGACTTTAAAATGGGCGTTCATCTTAGCCTTGTGCCTACAAAGGGTGAGTATCAAAATTTTGGCATTATGCAATCGCTTGATATTTTAAATGCACTTCTTTTTGTTAAAAACCTAGACGGCTTTTCAAACCTACCTGTTGTGATGGTAGGAGGCTCGCACGGCGGATATTTAGCGCACATGACTGCTAAAATGGCTCCTTGGCTGATTGATGGCGTGATAGATAACAGCTCTTATGCAAAACATCTTTGGAGACTTATAGGTTTTGGTAAGCAGATAGATTATAGAAAATTTTCGTGCTATATGGCTGATAATTTTTTTAAAAACATTAATGTCTATGCCTCGGATAAAACACACTGGACGCTTGATAAAAACTCACCAAATTACTTTAGCCCGGCACACGAAGAGATACGAGATATACTAAATTTGGCTCATTTAAAGACGCAAAGTGAGTATAAAAAGCCAATTTACATAAGCTATCACTGCACAAAAGATACAAATATCGCACCTGCTGATGACAAGGCAAGACTATATGAAATTTTAAACTCACTCGGTTTTGACGCTACGCTTAATATGATAAGCGATGAGAGTCAGATTGACGGCAGATTTATAAAATCGCTAAGCCACGGTATGGGTATGTCATACAAGCTTCTTATACAAAAGGAGCTACCAAATTTGCTAAGCAAAATTAATAAAACGCAGATATCTAGCAAAAATAGCATAAGTTATATCAGTGATGATAAAGTTTTTAAATTTAGCCAAGAAGATGATCGCATAAAGTTAGAAATTTCTCTAGCAAAATAG
- a CDS encoding TlpA family protein disulfide reductase — protein MRKFLLFFIAFFLSACVSEYDKHHITLNDPNGVDTQFSPKDKSLKIDNKPFLLFFFGFDCGVCKKQIPDLNELYIQYANDINFIAILGPSKGFDKDMALLNEHNVKFKSISDKISVDYFSKAVGGVMGVPVVYIYDKNGKMRSKFIGLTPKSVLEKEIKLAL, from the coding sequence ATGAGAAAATTTTTATTGTTTTTTATCGCATTTTTTTTAAGTGCTTGTGTGAGCGAATATGACAAGCATCATATTACACTAAATGATCCAAACGGCGTAGATACGCAATTCTCTCCAAAAGATAAGTCGTTAAAGATAGATAACAAGCCGTTTTTGCTATTCTTTTTTGGCTTTGATTGTGGGGTTTGTAAAAAGCAAATTCCTGACTTAAACGAGCTTTATATCCAGTATGCTAATGATATAAATTTTATCGCGATACTTGGTCCTAGCAAGGGTTTTGATAAAGATATGGCACTTTTAAACGAGCACAATGTAAAATTTAAGAGTATAAGTGATAAAATTTCGGTTGATTATTTTAGCAAGGCTGTTGGCGGAGTTATGGGTGTTCCTGTCGTTTATATATATGATAAAAATGGCAAAATGCGTTCTAAATTCATAGGTCTTACTCCAAAAAGTGTGCTAGAAAAAGAGATAAAACTCGCTTTATAA
- a CDS encoding ABC transporter ATP-binding protein codes for MNAIEVKNICKFFGDVKALNDINFEVKRGEWASIMGPSGSGKSTLVNILSLMDTPTSGSYLVGGEDASCLDDEQTLKFRREKIGLIFQQFHLVPYLNALENVMISQYYHSAVDEEQAKKALEAVGLSHRLDHLPSQLSGGEQQRLCIARSLINDPEILIADEPTGNLDEANEKIILDLFCKLRGEGKTILLVTHNPELGEYGDKIVYLRHGRLENIRQISK; via the coding sequence ATGAATGCTATTGAGGTAAAAAATATATGTAAATTTTTTGGCGATGTAAAAGCATTAAATGATATAAATTTTGAGGTAAAAAGGGGCGAGTGGGCTAGTATTATGGGCCCAAGCGGTAGTGGCAAAAGCACCCTTGTAAATATCCTATCGCTTATGGATACTCCAACGTCTGGATCGTATCTAGTGGGCGGGGAGGATGCTAGTTGTTTAGATGATGAGCAGACGCTAAAATTTCGCCGTGAAAAGATAGGGCTTATATTTCAGCAGTTTCATCTAGTCCCATACCTAAATGCACTTGAAAATGTGATGATATCTCAGTATTATCATAGTGCTGTAGATGAGGAGCAGGCAAAAAAAGCACTAGAAGCTGTGGGGCTTTCTCACAGGCTTGATCACTTGCCTAGTCAGCTAAGCGGTGGCGAACAGCAACGCCTTTGTATTGCAAGATCGCTTATAAATGACCCTGAAATTTTAATCGCAGATGAGCCAACTGGCAACCTAGATGAGGCAAATGAAAAGATCATACTTGATCTGTTTTGCAAACTAAGAGGCGAGGGTAAGACTATACTTTTAGTCACTCACAACCCAGAGCTTGGCGAATATGGCGATAAGATAGTTTATTTAAGACACGGCAGATTAGAAAACATCCGCCAAATTTCAAAATAG
- a CDS encoding ABC transporter permease, translating to MTANKFFINTIFKSIKNGSSRVAVIAISILLGSCVCGAFINVYLDIDSKVSKELKTYGANMIFSPKNLDDDTIDENKFENLLVKIPNEKLRGASGYLFAQANIGPTNAILMGVKFSTLKVVKPFLDIRDGAMINLDFDDKNALIGVDLAKQAGFKVGDEIDLRAIGSNYGEKVRIKGVVATGDKEDGLLIVSLALAQKIASQPNKINYAEAVVDGKFDEINQLSKEMSVDEILAKPVAKVSKSEGLILDKIKLLMALVSLVILLITSMCVNTTLSAILLSRSREIALLRAIGASRKNVLNLFGAETFIIAFMSAVTGAFLGYVLAQILGYAIFDSSIDFRWLSVPVATALSLFFAALAAFYPIKRALNSKMAEILRGE from the coding sequence ATGACCGCAAATAAATTTTTTATAAATACGATTTTTAAAAGCATTAAAAACGGCTCATCTCGTGTCGCGGTCATTGCTATATCTATACTTTTAGGTTCTTGTGTTTGTGGGGCTTTTATAAATGTCTATCTTGATATAGACTCAAAGGTTTCAAAAGAGCTTAAAACTTATGGTGCAAATATGATATTTTCTCCAAAAAATTTAGACGATGACACGATAGATGAGAATAAATTTGAAAATTTGCTAGTTAAGATACCAAACGAAAAGCTAAGAGGTGCTAGCGGGTATTTGTTTGCTCAGGCAAATATAGGCCCTACAAATGCCATTTTAATGGGCGTGAAATTTAGCACACTAAAGGTAGTTAAGCCGTTTTTAGACATAAGAGATGGTGCTATGATAAATCTAGATTTTGATGATAAAAATGCACTTATTGGTGTGGATTTAGCAAAACAGGCTGGATTTAAGGTCGGCGATGAGATAGATTTGCGTGCTATTGGCTCAAATTACGGCGAAAAGGTTAGGATAAAAGGAGTCGTCGCAACAGGCGATAAAGAGGATGGGCTTCTTATTGTCTCTTTAGCTTTAGCACAAAAAATCGCGTCCCAGCCAAATAAGATAAACTACGCAGAAGCCGTTGTGGATGGTAAATTTGATGAGATAAACCAACTTTCAAAAGAGATGAGCGTGGATGAAATTTTGGCAAAACCAGTCGCAAAGGTTTCAAAATCTGAAGGGCTTATCCTAGATAAAATAAAACTTTTAATGGCTCTTGTTTCGTTAGTCATACTTTTAATCACGTCAATGTGCGTAAATACGACGCTTTCTGCTATTTTGCTTTCACGCTCTCGTGAGATTGCCTTGCTTAGAGCTATAGGGGCTAGTAGAAAAAATGTGCTAAATTTATTTGGCGCGGAAACGTTTATTATAGCGTTTATGTCGGCTGTTACGGGTGCTTTTTTAGGATATGTGTTGGCTCAAATTTTAGGATATGCGATATTTGATTCTAGTATTGATTTTAGATGGCTAAGTGTGCCAGTGGCTACTGCTCTTTCGCTATTTTTTGCAGCTCTTGCCGCGTTTTATCCGATAAAAAGAGCGTTAAATAGCAAAATGGCAGAAATTTTAAGAGGAGAGTAG